One window from the genome of Desulforamulus ruminis DSM 2154 encodes:
- a CDS encoding S41 family peptidase, which translates to MLILTFVSLFWSAPAYAEDGGLTEASTLGEVFGYIKNYHLMEHDADALLQASIKGMLDVVDDPYTVYFTPGELEQFSDELNGDFEGIGIELEIKDQLPRVVKVFSGTPAQKAGLQSGDVIVAIEGQEAKGLSIYEVVGALQGKKGTQVHITVEREGQPDFQLALTRDTVDLPTAQGKLLDHNIGYLAIESFGMETGQEIQASLLELKEQGMQSLIIDLRNNGGGYVDAALEAASYLLGKGKTVFITEYREGDQEVFATELDNLIEKLPMVVLINENSASASEILAGALQDYGMATLMGTQTYGKGTVQDVVPLENGGALKLTTAYYLTPKERRIDGQGLHPERVVSSPELQLYAAKQLLAPTSTTEIKFAAGAPRVTINQEEYLLPGAMFEEKGQFYIPLRFTLEALGFEVKWQTESNSIQVSGQGKTWLLPLNNTIASSPLIRGEVTYLPVKELTLWGAQVQVEENTILIKR; encoded by the coding sequence GTGTTGATTCTGACGTTTGTTTCTTTGTTTTGGTCCGCGCCGGCTTACGCAGAGGATGGGGGCCTTACCGAGGCATCTACCCTTGGAGAGGTGTTTGGTTATATTAAAAATTACCATTTAATGGAACATGATGCGGATGCCTTACTGCAGGCAAGCATTAAAGGGATGCTGGATGTGGTGGACGACCCCTATACGGTCTATTTTACACCCGGTGAACTGGAACAGTTTAGTGATGAATTAAACGGAGATTTCGAGGGAATCGGCATAGAACTGGAAATTAAAGATCAATTACCCCGTGTGGTTAAGGTTTTCAGCGGGACGCCCGCCCAGAAAGCGGGGCTGCAAAGCGGGGACGTCATTGTAGCCATTGAAGGCCAAGAGGCAAAGGGCCTATCCATATATGAGGTCGTTGGAGCTCTGCAGGGCAAAAAAGGCACCCAGGTCCATATCACGGTAGAAAGAGAAGGGCAGCCGGATTTTCAATTGGCCTTAACCCGGGATACGGTGGACCTGCCAACGGCCCAGGGAAAATTATTGGATCATAACATTGGCTATCTGGCCATTGAGAGCTTTGGCATGGAGACCGGCCAGGAAATTCAAGCCTCCTTATTGGAACTGAAAGAGCAGGGCATGCAGTCCCTCATCATTGACTTAAGAAACAATGGCGGGGGTTATGTGGACGCCGCCCTGGAAGCCGCTTCTTATTTATTGGGTAAGGGAAAAACCGTGTTTATAACGGAATACAGGGAAGGGGACCAGGAAGTTTTTGCCACCGAACTGGATAACCTGATTGAAAAACTGCCCATGGTGGTCCTGATCAATGAAAATTCAGCCAGTGCTTCAGAAATTCTTGCTGGAGCGCTGCAAGACTACGGCATGGCCACGCTGATGGGAACCCAAACCTACGGCAAGGGAACGGTGCAGGATGTTGTTCCTCTGGAAAACGGGGGAGCCTTAAAATTAACCACCGCCTATTATTTAACTCCCAAAGAACGTCGGATTGACGGCCAGGGTTTGCATCCGGAACGGGTTGTAAGCTCCCCGGAATTACAACTATATGCCGCCAAGCAATTATTGGCGCCTACATCAACCACAGAAATAAAATTTGCGGCCGGAGCTCCCAGGGTAACCATTAACCAGGAAGAATATCTGCTCCCTGGGGCCATGTTTGAGGAGAAAGGTCAATTTTACATTCCCCTGCGGTTTACCCTGGAAGCACTGGGTTTTGAGGTGAAATGGCAGACAGAAAGCAACAGCATCCAGGTTTCCGGTCAGGGCAAAACATGGCTGCTTCCTTTAAACAATACAATCGCTTCTTCACCATTGATAAGGGGAGAGGTCACCTACTTACCGGTTAAGGAACTAACCCTTTGGGGCGCTCAGGTCCAGGTTGAGGAGAATACAATTCTGATCAAAAGGTAG
- the pdaB gene encoding polysaccharide deacetylase family sporulation protein PdaB: MKFYIINYRKIKKQIFLIGLMLACVIFFTVLVYQQQDMATTAKKYAIYKVKTDKKVAALTFDISWGTEVPGPVLDILKKNNIKATFFISGPWAVKHPEFPKRIVAEGHEVASHGEEHVNLSEYSKEEIKKNISTAHQKIKEVTGVEPRLIRTPNGDWNDLVLTTAEELNYRVIQWSADSLDWKKPGVEAITSRVLKKVQSGAIILMHASDTCIQTPDALPGVLEGLKKQGYQLVTVSELLTMGPGTID; this comes from the coding sequence ATGAAATTTTATATTATTAATTACCGGAAAATTAAAAAACAAATTTTCCTCATCGGCTTAATGCTGGCCTGTGTTATTTTCTTTACCGTTCTGGTGTACCAGCAACAGGACATGGCTACTACAGCCAAAAAATACGCCATCTATAAAGTAAAAACCGACAAAAAGGTGGCGGCTTTAACGTTCGATATTAGTTGGGGTACGGAGGTCCCCGGACCGGTATTGGATATTTTAAAGAAGAATAATATTAAGGCCACCTTTTTTATCTCCGGTCCCTGGGCGGTAAAACATCCGGAGTTTCCCAAACGGATTGTTGCTGAAGGACACGAGGTGGCCAGCCACGGTGAGGAACATGTAAATTTAAGTGAGTATTCCAAGGAAGAGATAAAAAAGAATATTTCAACCGCACATCAAAAAATCAAGGAAGTAACCGGTGTGGAACCCCGGTTGATACGGACGCCCAATGGGGATTGGAATGACCTGGTCCTCACCACGGCGGAAGAACTGAATTACCGGGTAATCCAGTGGAGCGCCGATTCTCTGGATTGGAAAAAACCCGGGGTAGAAGCCATTACCAGCCGGGTTCTAAAAAAGGTTCAATCGGGTGCCATTATCCTCATGCATGCCAGTGACACCTGTATCCAAACGCCCGATGCCCTGCCCGGCGTTCTGGAGGGACTGAAAAAACAGGGCTACCAACTGGTCACTGTGTCGGAACTCTTAACCATGGGTCCCGGTACCATTGATTAG
- a CDS encoding TVP38/TMEM64 family protein, with translation MVKKRTILYVAALIVIGFLLFYLFDIKFATYAQTWSFTDPENLAEYLRSFGPKTVIISILLMILQTLFTPLPLFLLAGANGFIFGLGYGILITLSGSIIGASIAFYLARGFGRGLVYRYLKEAYMAKVDKMSRHEGPWMVFMARLIPVIPSSVISYVAGLSKMTFRGFFIATAVGKLPEIIIYTLLGHSFSQAEGMATKVTILLILLTILFWPIITKKLKGSHGDCDIPTKK, from the coding sequence ATGGTTAAAAAACGAACAATTTTATATGTTGCCGCCTTGATTGTTATCGGATTCCTGCTTTTTTATCTCTTTGATATTAAATTTGCAACCTATGCTCAAACCTGGAGTTTTACCGATCCGGAAAATCTGGCGGAATACCTCCGTTCCTTTGGCCCTAAAACCGTGATTATCAGCATTCTGTTGATGATTCTGCAGACCCTTTTTACCCCCCTTCCTCTTTTTCTGCTGGCGGGAGCAAACGGCTTTATTTTTGGGCTTGGCTACGGCATATTAATTACTCTATCTGGCTCTATTATCGGGGCCAGCATTGCTTTTTATTTAGCCAGGGGCTTTGGCAGAGGGCTGGTCTACCGTTACCTTAAAGAAGCCTATATGGCCAAAGTGGATAAAATGAGCCGTCATGAAGGACCTTGGATGGTGTTTATGGCCCGTTTAATTCCGGTGATTCCCTCCAGTGTCATCAGCTATGTGGCAGGGTTAAGCAAGATGACTTTTCGAGGATTTTTTATTGCCACCGCCGTAGGAAAGCTGCCCGAAATTATCATTTACACCCTGCTGGGTCACAGTTTTAGTCAAGCGGAGGGCATGGCCACCAAAGTGACCATCCTTCTTATCTTACTTACAATTCTTTTCTGGCCTATCATTACCAAAAAACTAAAAGGCAGTCATGGGGACTGTGACATCCCTACAAAAAAATAA
- a CDS encoding EAL domain-containing protein, whose translation MLLPENDTIDIKDIIEKFNIITYFQPIVSVGKRTVIGIEALTRGIQDHRIIPPDILFQRAKEQNLINQFDRICRKKALQTHSNLYCNPWESDLLLFLNVEFSKIEDVVGSGYLLQQVMELGLNPGSVVIEIIESKVTDAGSLQKFIETYREHGFLIALDDIGSGRSNLDRVFLTKPDILKIDKGLIRDIDKDFYKQEVLKSLVNLSKKIGALVVAEGVETEEEAIASLDIGVDMLQGYYFSRPEPENYNPYVLQNKIDYIASEYKSYLSDKIKNEKIRREKSEKFILMIKDELSGIPMLGFDDALKEIVSNHSMMECIYILDRHGLQVSETVFNKNEGPKQNRLIFRPTSKGANHSLKEFYYMLINLGIPHYKTDPYISQASGNLTVTLSTWFKDVHNKSFILCIDFKIP comes from the coding sequence ATGCTTCTACCGGAGAATGATACCATAGATATAAAGGATATTATAGAAAAATTTAATATTATTACCTATTTTCAACCCATCGTATCGGTGGGTAAAAGAACGGTGATTGGAATTGAGGCTTTAACCCGGGGAATTCAAGATCATCGGATCATTCCACCGGATATATTATTTCAGCGGGCCAAGGAACAAAATTTAATCAATCAGTTTGATCGAATATGCCGTAAAAAGGCTTTACAAACCCACTCCAACCTCTATTGCAATCCCTGGGAGTCAGATCTTCTTTTATTCTTAAATGTTGAGTTTTCTAAAATTGAAGACGTAGTGGGTTCGGGTTATTTGCTTCAACAAGTTATGGAGTTGGGTTTAAATCCCGGAAGCGTGGTTATAGAAATTATTGAATCCAAGGTAACGGATGCCGGTTCCTTACAAAAATTTATTGAAACCTACAGGGAACATGGTTTTTTAATTGCCTTGGATGATATTGGTTCCGGCCGTTCTAATTTAGACCGTGTTTTTCTGACCAAGCCGGATATTTTAAAAATTGATAAGGGATTAATTCGTGATATTGATAAAGATTTTTATAAACAAGAGGTTTTAAAATCACTGGTAAACCTGTCCAAAAAAATTGGCGCCTTAGTGGTGGCCGAAGGAGTGGAAACAGAAGAAGAGGCCATTGCCTCTCTGGATATCGGTGTGGATATGCTGCAGGGCTATTATTTCTCCAGACCGGAGCCGGAAAATTATAATCCCTATGTGCTACAGAATAAAATTGACTATATTGCTTCAGAGTATAAATCCTACCTGTCAGATAAAATTAAAAACGAGAAAATTCGCAGGGAGAAAAGCGAGAAGTTCATTCTTATGATTAAAGATGAACTATCGGGTATACCCATGCTTGGATTTGATGATGCATTAAAAGAAATTGTAAGCAACCATTCCATGATGGAATGCATTTACATTTTGGACAGGCATGGTCTTCAGGTTAGTGAAACGGTATTTAATAAAAATGAAGGACCGAAACAAAATCGTTTAATTTTCAGACCCACCAGCAAAGGAGCCAACCATTCCCTGAAAGAATTTTATTATATGCTGATTAATCTGGGAATTCCCCATTATAAAACAGACCCTTACATTTCCCAGGCCTCCGGGAACTTAACCGTAACCCTGTCGACCTGGTTTAAGGATGTACATAACAAAAGCTTTATCCTATGCATTGATTTTAAAATCCCCTGA
- a CDS encoding thermonuclease family protein, with protein MRILGILVALGILISSLSWAIDNILGVIGLALAAWGVYEWNKNKKLGTVSKVPGVIVAAGLCLSLGWFGFANDGNSITSVVTSKQQKDSSSQVQLASITGTNQQDTTPVGQKVKSPISLLAGAVTRVVDGDTIHVNIDGKEETVRLIGIDTPETHHPNKPVQPYRPEAEQFTRSQLDGKQVWLEKDVQERNADGQLLAYVWTSQPNEINDKEIREKMFNAKLALEGYAQELTASPDVKYSDSFSVYIREAKEGNKGLWGLASNPSPEQPANNDSATKRVTQPAPTPAPTPTVKTTTPESVVNKQEVTVYITDTGSKYHSAGCQYLRTSQIPISLSNAKSSGYTPCSRCAPPM; from the coding sequence GTGAGAATTCTAGGTATTTTAGTAGCTCTAGGAATTCTTATATCTTCGCTTTCATGGGCCATTGACAATATTTTAGGGGTAATCGGTTTAGCCTTGGCAGCCTGGGGAGTTTATGAATGGAATAAGAATAAAAAATTAGGCACCGTTAGCAAGGTGCCTGGTGTAATTGTTGCAGCAGGCCTCTGTCTAAGCCTAGGGTGGTTTGGTTTTGCTAACGATGGTAACAGTATAACATCAGTAGTTACATCAAAACAGCAAAAGGATAGCTCTAGCCAAGTACAACTGGCCAGTATTACTGGAACTAATCAACAAGACACAACGCCCGTAGGCCAGAAAGTAAAATCACCAATTTCATTGCTGGCAGGGGCAGTAACTAGGGTAGTAGATGGTGACACAATTCACGTTAACATAGACGGTAAAGAAGAAACAGTCCGGTTAATTGGTATCGACACTCCAGAAACCCACCATCCGAATAAACCGGTGCAACCGTATCGACCGGAAGCAGAACAATTTACCCGCTCTCAACTTGATGGTAAGCAGGTTTGGCTTGAAAAAGACGTTCAGGAACGGAATGCTGATGGACAACTTTTAGCTTATGTTTGGACAAGTCAACCAAACGAGATTAACGATAAAGAAATCCGGGAGAAGATGTTCAATGCCAAGCTGGCCCTGGAGGGCTATGCTCAAGAATTAACGGCTTCGCCGGATGTCAAATATTCCGATTCTTTTTCAGTATATATTCGTGAGGCAAAGGAAGGAAATAAGGGGCTTTGGGGGTTAGCATCGAACCCATCCCCCGAACAACCCGCAAACAACGATTCAGCCACTAAAAGGGTTACTCAACCGGCACCAACACCAGCTCCTACTCCGACCGTTAAAACCACTACGCCAGAATCGGTTGTTAATAAACAAGAGGTTACCGTATATATCACAGATACAGGCTCAAAATATCACTCTGCCGGATGTCAATATCTGAGGACCAGTCAGATACCAATAAGCCTTTCTAACGCTAAATCATCAGGCTATACACCTTGTAGCAGATGTGCACCGCCAATGTAG
- a CDS encoding D-alanyl-D-alanine carboxypeptidase family protein translates to MKYKRFILFFLFCLTLSYACPAAGEPEKGVPKVKASAVCLMDVTTGQIYFEKEGNKRREPASLTKIMTAILAIENGNLKDIVTVGKRAASVSMGQDIGLRTGDRLYLEDLLKAALLYSANDSTVAIGEHIGGSHEVFIKMMNDKAKALGMKNTSFANTNGYHHPNHYTTANDLAILTCYALKNPTFAELVRTKEVTITWLPPEDNGTTDEKPEEKVVREKILHSTNRLLESDFEGINGVKTGTTPRAGNCLIASATREGRQLVAVILNSQNRWDDATGLLDYGFNDIKPVALVEKSEYVDKVPVEEGVEKEVRLVAANKVEVYLPPGELELVQKKIHKTVAPKAPITKGTKLGTVTYLLKDKEIASVDLVANQDIERLPWYRRIFE, encoded by the coding sequence ATGAAATATAAACGGTTTATCCTATTTTTTTTATTTTGCTTAACCCTTAGCTACGCCTGTCCCGCAGCCGGGGAACCGGAGAAAGGCGTACCAAAGGTCAAGGCTTCGGCTGTTTGCCTGATGGATGTAACAACGGGACAAATTTATTTTGAAAAAGAAGGCAATAAAAGAAGAGAGCCGGCCAGTTTAACCAAAATCATGACCGCGATCCTGGCCATTGAAAACGGCAACCTTAAGGATATCGTAACAGTGGGAAAACGGGCTGCCTCTGTTTCCATGGGGCAGGATATCGGGCTGCGCACGGGAGACCGCTTATACCTGGAAGATTTACTAAAGGCGGCATTACTGTATTCCGCCAATGATTCCACGGTGGCCATTGGAGAGCATATTGGCGGCAGCCATGAAGTGTTTATTAAGATGATGAACGATAAAGCCAAGGCGCTGGGCATGAAAAATACCAGCTTTGCCAATACCAATGGCTATCATCACCCGAATCACTATACAACGGCCAATGATTTAGCCATCCTAACCTGCTATGCTTTAAAGAATCCAACCTTTGCAGAATTGGTGAGGACCAAAGAAGTAACCATCACCTGGCTGCCTCCTGAAGACAACGGCACAACCGATGAAAAACCTGAAGAGAAGGTTGTCCGGGAAAAAATTCTTCACAGCACCAACCGTTTATTGGAGTCCGATTTTGAAGGCATTAATGGAGTAAAAACCGGTACAACCCCCCGGGCGGGGAACTGCCTGATCGCTTCAGCGACCCGGGAGGGCCGGCAACTGGTGGCCGTTATTCTAAACAGCCAGAATCGCTGGGATGATGCAACCGGATTGCTGGATTATGGTTTTAACGACATTAAGCCGGTAGCGCTGGTGGAAAAGAGTGAATATGTGGATAAAGTGCCGGTGGAGGAAGGAGTAGAGAAAGAAGTTCGTCTGGTGGCTGCCAACAAGGTGGAAGTTTATTTACCGCCAGGGGAACTGGAGCTGGTGCAAAAGAAAATTCATAAGACGGTCGCGCCAAAGGCTCCCATTACCAAGGGAACAAAATTAGGAACGGTTACGTATCTGCTTAAAGATAAAGAAATTGCTTCTGTTGATTTAGTTGCCAATCAGGATATTGAACGTCTCCCGTGGTACCGGCGCATTTTTGAGTAA
- a CDS encoding DedA family protein has protein sequence MLDFLEPFLHRVTVIISMLGYWGVGLGMAIESANIPLPSEVILPFGGYLVHTGRLDFWGTVMAGTVGGTAGSVASYFLGLRGGRPFLLRYGRYIGMNERKLRLAEDWFVRYGEATVFFTRLMPIVRTFISLPAGIARMNFGRFVLYTFLGSLPWSILLVYAGFALGQNWQAIKPWFHRMDIVVVFLLVALLAYYVWGRIRSRRRI, from the coding sequence ATGTTGGATTTTTTGGAACCCTTTTTACACCGGGTAACGGTGATCATCTCTATGCTCGGTTACTGGGGGGTTGGTCTTGGCATGGCCATTGAAAGCGCCAATATTCCGTTGCCCAGCGAGGTGATCCTGCCCTTCGGAGGCTATTTGGTACATACCGGACGCTTGGACTTCTGGGGCACGGTTATGGCGGGAACAGTGGGTGGTACGGCCGGTTCTGTCGCTTCCTATTTCTTGGGATTAAGAGGTGGAAGACCGTTCCTTTTACGATATGGCCGTTATATTGGTATGAATGAGCGGAAGCTGCGTCTGGCTGAGGATTGGTTTGTCCGGTACGGGGAAGCAACGGTATTTTTTACCCGGTTAATGCCCATTGTTCGCACTTTTATTTCACTGCCGGCGGGCATTGCCCGAATGAATTTTGGACGATTTGTACTCTATACCTTTTTAGGTTCCCTACCCTGGAGTATTTTACTAGTCTATGCCGGCTTTGCTCTGGGACAAAACTGGCAGGCGATAAAGCCCTGGTTTCACAGAATGGATATAGTGGTAGTCTTTCTTTTAGTTGCTCTACTAGCTTATTATGTCTGGGGCCGGATACGGTCCCGGAGAAGAATATAA